The Funiculus sociatus GB2-C1 DNA window CAATTGCCCGTTTCCGTTCATTTTGGGCAACCTTTCCCGTTTGCTTGTCCCACCACAAACTGAAGGCAAAGCGCAGCAATGGCACTAAAATGCCAATCAGTCGCCCCCATACTTGGAATGGTTGGTGCCGATAAATCTCGTTAATGGCGACGGGATTGTAGCGCAGTCCTTCTGGTTGGATATAGCTTGTAGTAGGTACTGAAGACGGGATATACCGCGTCTCTACATCAACCTCAACAGGCGCTAAAGTATCTGTCTTTTCGATGACAACTGTGCCTGTCTGGTATGGGGCAGAGGAGACTGTTTTTACATTCATAAGCTTAGGAAGCGACTTCAGGGCGATGTAAAGTATTGTAACAATAACTGTTGTTAGGATAATGAAGCGCTAACGCGCCAAAGCTCGAAGCAATAGCGGGCAAGTCAATCTCCCGGTTTGGCGAAAAGTTTCGAGACTTGAAAGTAGACACTAAACTAAATTTGGTAGCTCAGTACCCGTTTTCTTTTCATTAATCTATTAGGTATGTGGCACTTGCCATTGTTCACTGGGTTGCCAGTGCCTGACCTCTCCCCTCAAGGTGAACTTTGCTCCATGCTCCTGTCTCTACGGATTGAAAACTTTGCCTTGATAGACCAGCTAGAACTCGAATTCGGCGTTGGTTTGAATGTTCTTACTGGCGAAACTGGTGCCGGAAAGTCGATTATTCTGGATGCGATTGATGCTGCTTTAGGCGGAAAAGTATCTAAATGGTCGATTAGAACTGGTGCTGAACGCGCGATGGTGGAAGCTACTTTTAAGGTAGACCCATTGATGAGTGACTGGCTGTTGGAGCAGGAGATTGAACTGCTCGACGACAATGCTATAGTTTGTTGTCGGGAAATTGCCTGCTCTCAGGGAAGTCTCCGCAGTCGATCTCGCGTGAATGGGGTTCTGGTGAACCGACAGATGATGGATCGTCTGCGCGATCGCTTGGTGGAAATTACCGCTCAAGGTCAAACTGTACAACTTATGGCACCAGCTATCCAGCGCGAGTTGCTGGATGTCTACGCTGGCGAAGCCGTACTTACACAGCGAGATGTCGTTCAAACTGCTTATCTTATCTGTCAACAAGCACAAGCTTTGCTTGACAACCGCCGCCAGTCTGAACAGCAACGTTTACAAAGGCTTGACTTGTTAGAATATCAAGCTAAAGAATTAAACACCGCTTCTTTAAACGAACCGGACGAACAAGAACAGCTAGAACAAGAACTCCAGCGCCTCAGTCATGTGGTGGATTTACAAAAGCTGAGTTATCAGGTTTATCAAGCTCTCTACCAAAATGACTCCGGTGAGTCAGCGGGTGCTGACTTGTTAGGACAAGCCGAGGCAACACTTAGTGATATGGTCACATATGATGCTAGCCTGCAACCAGTATTGGAAATGGTAAGTACCGCACTGGCGCAGGTAGTGGAAGCCGGACAGCAAATTAACGCCTACGGTGATAATTTGGAGGCAGATCCCCAGCGACTAACTGAGGTTGAGGAGCGGATCAGGGAACTTAAGCAGATTTGCCGCAAGTATGGCCCGACTTTAGCGGATGCGATCGCATACCATACTCGCATCGGGGCAGAACTTGTAGAACTTCAGGGAGAAGGACAGTCTCTCGAAGAACTGGAAAAAAATTATCAAGCGTGTCAGGAAACCTTAACCGAAGTTTCTAGCAAACTCACAACTCTGCGCCGCGTTGCTGCTGGCGAACTAGAAACGCGACTGGTAGCAGAACTCAAGCCTTTAGCAATGGAAAAGGTGCAGTTTCAAGTTAAGATTTCGCCTATTTCCCCAACTGCAACTGGTGCAGACGCGATCGCCTTTTTCTTCAGTCCAAACCCCGGAGAACCACTGCAACCGCTGGCTGCAACTGCATCTGGAGGAGAAATGAGCCGCTTTTTGCTGGCTTTGAAAGCTTGCTTTTCGGCAGGAACACACGGTGATGCTACCCTTAACGCTCCGGGTACGCTAATCTTTGATGAAATAGATGTGGGAGTGTCTGGAAGAGTAGCGCAAGCGATCGCAGATAAACTTCACCAACTTTCCCAACGACAGCAAGTTTTGTGCGTTACGCACCAACCCCTGGTTGCAGCAATGGCAGATCGACATTTTCGCGTCGATAAACAAGTCATCGAAACCAATGGCAACGATAAATCACTTCATCCTTCATCCTTTATCCTTCCTCCCTCCGAACGCACTGTCGTTAGGGTAAGCGTTCTAGACAATCATCAAACTCGCCGCCAAGAACTAGCAACCCTAGCTGGCGGACACTCCGCCAAAGATGCGATCGCCTTTGCCGAGTCTCTTCTTACTCAAGCCGCCACGGTCAAACACACCTACCCTGGATAAAAGCAGATGTCTAATTCCCAAAGAGAGATTAAACTGTTGAGTAGTATAATCTTTGCTCACCAGACACAAAAAATGTTTCCCTAAAATTTATAGGATACTTGCACCGCCTCCTCCCTTTCTCAACATCAGGCACCTGTAAAATATATGACATCTTCATCTACCACAATCAATGGTTGGAATAACACCGATCAGGTAATTGACGTTGTTCCCCACCAAGATGAAAATTACTCAGGGCATCAAATGCCGCAAAATCATCAACATCAATCGGATCGTGGTGGCTCATTAGCTACAAAAACCGGAAGTTTTACAGCGCTGCTCGCGCCGCTAAAAAAGGAAAGTTTTAAAGAAGTCGTTACAGGTGTTGAAGATAAACTTCGGGTAGTAAATCACACCCTGTCAATGCTGACAGACAGTCAGGGTTTTGAAGCCATTCTGCAAGAAATGCTGAATGCTATTACCTTGAAGACGGGAGAATTGCTAGGTGCAGACCGCACTACGATTTTTTTACTCGATGAAGAGAAGAACCAACTATGGTCAATTCTTGCCGAAGGAGATGAAGGGAAACCTTTAGAGTTGCGGATTCCTGCTGATAAAGGCATCGCCGGAGATGTAGCAACACGCAAGAAAAGCATTAATATACAGTTTGATTTCTACGACGATCCTCGGTCAGCGTTTGCCAAGAAAACCGACGAAAAAACAGGATACCGTACCTACACAATGTTAACTCTACCTTTGCTCAACGAGCAGGGAGATTTGGTGGCGGTAGTTCAATTAATTAATAAGTTAAAGTTACCGCATGAACCAGAAAAAAAATTAGCAGAAAGAATCGATCTACAAGGATTTTCTAAAGAAGACGAAACAGTTTTTGAAGAATTTGCCCCCTCAATTCGCCTAATTCTGGAAAGTTCCCGGTCGTTTTATGCGGCGACGCAGAAGCAAAGGGCAAGTGATGCCCTAATGAAGGCGACGCGCTCCTTGAGCCATTGTAATTTGGACTTAGAAGACACCCTGGAACGGGTGATGGATGAAGCGAAGAATTTGATGAACGCAGATCGCAGTACCTTGTGGCTGTTAGATAGCGATCGCCATGATTTATGGACAAAAATATCTCTGGCTGATGGTTCCATGAGAGAACTCAGAGTACCACAAGGCAAAGGTTATGTTGGTAAAGTTGCCGAATCTGGTCAACCTTTAAATATTTCCTTTGACTTATACGACGATCCCGACTCTGGAGTTTCTAAACAACTCGATCAAGCTAATGGTTATCGCACCTGTAGTTTATTATGTATGCCAATCTTTAATGCAGATAAAGAATTGATTGGTGTCACCCAACTTGTAAACAAGAAAAAGCAAGGAGAACTTCCCCCATATAATCCTCAAAATTGGCCGGAACCACCTGAATGCTGGAAGGCAAGCTTTAACCAAAGTGATGAAGCCTTTATGGAAGCATTTAATATTCAAGCGGGAGTAGCGTTGCAAAATGCCAAGTTGTTTGCGACAGTCAAGCAGCAAGAACAAATGCAGCGAGATATTCTCCGCAGTCTTTCTAATGGAGTTGTGTCTACTGATAAATCTGGTTATATTATTGCTGCTAATGAAAGTGCTAAGAAGCTTTTAGGATTTAGCGAACAAGACCATCTAGAAGGTAGAAAAATTGATGACCTTATTCGTATCAAAGAAGGCGACTTTTCCAAATGGTTTGGCGCGGCAATAAAAGCAGCTGATGAAAAATGCCGCCGGCAATATTACCCGGATCAAACTTTATTGTCTACTGGGGAGGAACAGCATAGCGTTCACCTATCGATTAACTCGATTGCTGATGCTAGCGACGCTAGCAATGTCTACGGTGCGCTGGTGGTGATGGATGATATCTCTCAAGAGAAACGCCTCAAGAGTACGATGTATCGCTACATGACGCAGGAACTGGCAGAACAGCTAATCAATAGCGGTGAGGCTAAATTAGGAGGCGATCGCAAGGAAGTTTCTGTCTTATTCTCAGATATTCGCAGCTACACCAGCTTGACCGAAAGAATGGAGGCGGAAGAAGTGGTGCAGCTGCTTAACGAATATTTTGAGTCAATGGTAGATGCTGTATTTAAGCACAAAGGCACTCTCGATAAATACATTGGTGATGCGATCATGGCGGTATTTGGTTCACCCTTACCTCTAGACGATCACGCCTGGATGTCGGTGCAAACAGCAGTGGAAATGCGCCATCGTTTGGAAGACTTCAATGAACGTCGTCTCGCATCCAAAAAGCAAGAAATCAAAATTGGTATTGGCATTAACTCCGACACGGTAATTAGTGGCAATATCGGCTCTAGTCGGCGTATGGAATTTACAGCGATTGGTGATGGTGTTAACCTGGGATCTCGCTTAGAAAGTGCCAGTAAGCAGTACGGTTGCGATATCATTATCAGCGAAAGCACCTATCGACCCTGCAATGACAGAGTATGGGCCAGAGAACTTGACCGTATTCGAGTTAAAGGCAAGAACCAACCAGTTAGTATTTATGAATTGGTGGGGTTACGTTCTGAGTCAATTCCCGATCAGAAGCAGCATACGATCGAGCTTTACCACAAAGCTCGCGAACTTTACCTCAATCGTGAATTTGCCTTCGCTATCGGCGAGTTTGCAAAAGTTATGGCACTTGATCCCCAGGATAAGGCAGCTGGCCTACACCTAGATCGTTGTAAGTATTGGCTCACCAACCCCGTCCCCAGTGACTGGGATGGCGTTTGGACGATGACGGAGAAGTAATTAATAATTCATAGGTTTCTCGTTTCCAGGCTCCCTCTTGGGAACACAAGTTTTGGAGGCTCCCGCCTCCCCCAATGGCACTACGATTTTGTTAGTGCAATCAAACCGCCAAGATCGCCCAACCCTAACGCTAAATTGGGGGGCGTAGAAAATCAAGGCTTTGCCTGCCTTTTTAAAAGGGGATCAAATCCAATACAGTTTACTTAAAGCTAAAAAACCAAACCCTAAGTAGCACAACGGTTCTTAAGTGAACCGTATTGCATTATTAGCAACGAGAAATTTTTCAAATTTCAGTGGCACAATTAGACTTAACAAAACTGCCAACAACCTGACGCAATTGCTCCACATCGAAGGGTTTTGTCAAATATTCTGTAGCACCAGCAATCCGTCCTTGCACCTTGTCAAATACTCCATCTCTTGCTGTTAACATGATGATGGGTAGATGATGAAATTGTGGTAAGCTGCGAATGGTGCGGCAAAGTTCTAATCCATCAACTCCTGGCATTGAAACATCTAGTAACAAAATTTCAATCGGCTGGTGGTATATCGCTGATAAGGCATCTACTGCGTTATCAGCTAATAAAACTTTGTATTTTTTCTCTAGCGCCTTTTTGAGCAGAGTTTGCATTACGGGACTATCATCGACTACTAGGATAGCGGGTACATCATTCAAGGTTGAAGGCATTTTTTTCCCCCAGGATTTAGGTTAGTAAAAGTTTAAAACTGCAAATAATATTCCCAGGCTATTACTAGCTAAACAAAAATAAGTTTTTTCTGGCATTAACTTTAGTAAGTAAAAGAGAACTGCATTTTTGTATAAAATTATTTAATCACACTGTATACTGTAACATTACATTTTA harbors:
- a CDS encoding GAF domain-containing protein, with product MTSSSTTINGWNNTDQVIDVVPHQDENYSGHQMPQNHQHQSDRGGSLATKTGSFTALLAPLKKESFKEVVTGVEDKLRVVNHTLSMLTDSQGFEAILQEMLNAITLKTGELLGADRTTIFLLDEEKNQLWSILAEGDEGKPLELRIPADKGIAGDVATRKKSINIQFDFYDDPRSAFAKKTDEKTGYRTYTMLTLPLLNEQGDLVAVVQLINKLKLPHEPEKKLAERIDLQGFSKEDETVFEEFAPSIRLILESSRSFYAATQKQRASDALMKATRSLSHCNLDLEDTLERVMDEAKNLMNADRSTLWLLDSDRHDLWTKISLADGSMRELRVPQGKGYVGKVAESGQPLNISFDLYDDPDSGVSKQLDQANGYRTCSLLCMPIFNADKELIGVTQLVNKKKQGELPPYNPQNWPEPPECWKASFNQSDEAFMEAFNIQAGVALQNAKLFATVKQQEQMQRDILRSLSNGVVSTDKSGYIIAANESAKKLLGFSEQDHLEGRKIDDLIRIKEGDFSKWFGAAIKAADEKCRRQYYPDQTLLSTGEEQHSVHLSINSIADASDASNVYGALVVMDDISQEKRLKSTMYRYMTQELAEQLINSGEAKLGGDRKEVSVLFSDIRSYTSLTERMEAEEVVQLLNEYFESMVDAVFKHKGTLDKYIGDAIMAVFGSPLPLDDHAWMSVQTAVEMRHRLEDFNERRLASKKQEIKIGIGINSDTVISGNIGSSRRMEFTAIGDGVNLGSRLESASKQYGCDIIISESTYRPCNDRVWARELDRIRVKGKNQPVSIYELVGLRSESIPDQKQHTIELYHKARELYLNREFAFAIGEFAKVMALDPQDKAAGLHLDRCKYWLTNPVPSDWDGVWTMTEK
- the recN gene encoding DNA repair protein RecN translates to MLLSLRIENFALIDQLELEFGVGLNVLTGETGAGKSIILDAIDAALGGKVSKWSIRTGAERAMVEATFKVDPLMSDWLLEQEIELLDDNAIVCCREIACSQGSLRSRSRVNGVLVNRQMMDRLRDRLVEITAQGQTVQLMAPAIQRELLDVYAGEAVLTQRDVVQTAYLICQQAQALLDNRRQSEQQRLQRLDLLEYQAKELNTASLNEPDEQEQLEQELQRLSHVVDLQKLSYQVYQALYQNDSGESAGADLLGQAEATLSDMVTYDASLQPVLEMVSTALAQVVEAGQQINAYGDNLEADPQRLTEVEERIRELKQICRKYGPTLADAIAYHTRIGAELVELQGEGQSLEELEKNYQACQETLTEVSSKLTTLRRVAAGELETRLVAELKPLAMEKVQFQVKISPISPTATGADAIAFFFSPNPGEPLQPLAATASGGEMSRFLLALKACFSAGTHGDATLNAPGTLIFDEIDVGVSGRVAQAIADKLHQLSQRQQVLCVTHQPLVAAMADRHFRVDKQVIETNGNDKSLHPSSFILPPSERTVVRVSVLDNHQTRRQELATLAGGHSAKDAIAFAESLLTQAATVKHTYPG
- a CDS encoding response regulator, with the protein product MPSTLNDVPAILVVDDSPVMQTLLKKALEKKYKVLLADNAVDALSAIYHQPIEILLLDVSMPGVDGLELCRTIRSLPQFHHLPIIMLTARDGVFDKVQGRIAGATEYLTKPFDVEQLRQVVGSFVKSNCATEI